The following are encoded together in the Thalassolituus oleivorans MIL-1 genome:
- a CDS encoding redoxin domain-containing protein yields MNRLKSLFLSTWITLLAIGVIRGLWVLTQETEATVWYWAVFALASPLIFFAWIFLTHVARTAMASKATFAITLFAFIGALATSISTSEPLIWILVVAVIGSALYEWWYSRFRDRSSAILTVGKLLPNLELMNTEGAVIKTNELNKPLLLIFYRGNWCPLCMAQIKEVATQYRELAEKGVEIMLISPQPQGHTASLAERFDAPMSFLVDHDNAMAKRLGIAASNGLPVGLEALGYDSDTVMPTVIMTDANGKILFADLTDNYRVRPEPDVFLNVFTEAGI; encoded by the coding sequence ATGAATCGCTTAAAATCTTTGTTCCTTTCAACATGGATCACACTGCTTGCTATCGGCGTTATTCGTGGCCTTTGGGTGCTAACCCAAGAAACCGAAGCGACCGTTTGGTATTGGGCAGTATTTGCATTAGCGTCTCCACTGATATTCTTTGCGTGGATTTTTTTGACGCATGTCGCCCGTACTGCGATGGCTAGCAAGGCTACCTTTGCAATAACACTTTTCGCTTTTATCGGTGCGTTGGCCACCTCAATATCGACCTCGGAACCACTGATCTGGATCTTAGTGGTAGCCGTGATAGGAAGTGCTTTATACGAATGGTGGTATTCAAGATTTAGAGATAGAAGCAGCGCTATCTTAACTGTTGGAAAATTACTCCCCAATTTAGAATTGATGAATACCGAAGGCGCGGTAATTAAAACCAATGAATTAAATAAACCATTATTACTGATTTTCTACCGCGGTAACTGGTGCCCATTGTGCATGGCGCAGATTAAAGAAGTAGCTACTCAGTATCGCGAATTGGCCGAAAAAGGCGTTGAAATCATGCTTATTAGCCCACAACCGCAAGGGCATACCGCCTCGCTTGCCGAACGCTTTGATGCGCCTATGAGCTTTTTAGTGGATCACGACAATGCCATGGCCAAACGATTGGGAATAGCCGCATCAAACGGCCTGCCAGTAGGATTAGAAGCCTTGGGTTACGACAGCGATACCGTTATGCCAACCGTAATAATGACCGACGCAAACGGTAAAATATTATTCGCTGATCTTACCGATAACTATCGAGTAAGACCTGAACCTGATGTGTTTTTAAACGTGTTTACTGAAGCGGGTATTTAA